A window of Cohnella herbarum contains these coding sequences:
- a CDS encoding L-fucose/L-arabinose isomerase family protein codes for MSISAFARSKARIGVISVGHEPYWGQFPGLREELEGYGREFEKMLEDFDVEVVSAGFVDNVDKSFAAAARLRARDVDFLFCNLATYVTSSSAATTIMNLGVPTVLVALQPLKRLDYRNTTTYMQLANDNICSLPEISGVLVRAGKPAAGIIVGTLRDDPRIARELKSWCQVANARRAFKYARIGYLGHTYEGMYDMNSDPTAFTAAFGSHVQMLEMCDLAKLVNGAKPGEIADKIEEIKSVFTIADPFIDPVTRPIKQEDLEWSAKVAVGLDKLVVENGLTGLAYYYRGLDNNEYERIGSNMVLGNSLLTGKGIPLAGEADLKTCAAMLIMDRLDAGGSFAELHPCDFVDEIVLVGHDGPHNVKISDSRPIIRGLDLFHGKSGSGIGVEFSIQAGPVTLLGISQTADGRYKMIAAEGRSIKGEIPQTGNTNTRCSFDCGVADFIERWCAAGPTHHFALGVGHKGQQIKRLANVLGMELEMV; via the coding sequence ATGAGTATATCGGCGTTCGCAAGGTCCAAAGCCCGCATAGGAGTTATATCGGTCGGCCACGAGCCGTATTGGGGACAGTTCCCGGGGCTGCGGGAGGAACTCGAGGGTTACGGTCGCGAGTTCGAGAAGATGCTTGAAGACTTCGACGTGGAGGTCGTATCGGCGGGTTTCGTCGATAACGTGGACAAATCGTTCGCGGCGGCGGCTCGGCTGAGAGCCCGGGATGTCGACTTCTTATTCTGTAATCTCGCCACGTACGTCACGTCGTCATCGGCCGCGACAACGATTATGAACCTCGGCGTACCTACCGTATTGGTCGCCTTGCAACCTCTCAAACGGTTGGATTACCGGAACACGACGACTTATATGCAGCTAGCGAACGATAACATCTGTTCGTTGCCCGAGATCAGCGGGGTGCTCGTTCGCGCCGGCAAGCCGGCGGCGGGAATCATCGTGGGGACCCTCCGCGACGATCCCCGGATAGCCCGGGAATTGAAATCGTGGTGCCAGGTCGCGAATGCCCGGCGGGCGTTCAAGTACGCGCGTATCGGCTATCTGGGCCATACTTACGAAGGCATGTACGACATGAATTCCGACCCTACCGCGTTTACGGCGGCTTTCGGCTCCCATGTCCAGATGTTGGAGATGTGCGATCTTGCCAAACTGGTGAACGGCGCGAAGCCCGGCGAGATCGCGGATAAAATCGAAGAAATCAAAAGCGTATTTACGATCGCGGACCCCTTCATCGATCCGGTGACGCGGCCGATCAAGCAAGAGGATTTGGAATGGTCTGCCAAGGTGGCCGTCGGACTCGACAAGCTGGTCGTGGAGAATGGGTTGACCGGTCTCGCTTATTACTATCGCGGTCTGGATAATAACGAATATGAACGGATCGGATCGAACATGGTGCTGGGCAATTCGCTCCTCACCGGCAAGGGAATCCCGCTCGCGGGAGAAGCCGATCTCAAGACTTGCGCGGCCATGCTGATCATGGATCGGTTAGACGCCGGGGGGTCTTTCGCGGAGCTGCATCCTTGCGATTTCGTCGACGAGATCGTGCTCGTCGGGCATGACGGTCCGCATAACGTCAAGATCAGCGACAGCCGTCCTATCATTCGCGGGTTGGATTTGTTCCACGGCAAAAGCGGCTCCGGCATCGGCGTGGAATTCAGCATCCAAGCGGGGCCGGTTACCTTGTTGGGAATCTCCCAGACCGCAGATGGCCGCTACAAGATGATCGCTGCCGAAGGCCGATCGATCAAGGGCGAAATTCCGCAAACCGGCAATACCAATACCCGTTGCAGCTTCGATTGCGGCGTCGCCGACTTTATCGAGCGATGGTGCGCGGCCGGACCTACCCACCATTTTGCGCTGGGCGTAGGACATAAAGGCCAACAAATCAAGCGATTGGCGAACGTGCTCGGCATGGAGCTGGAAATGGTCTGA
- a CDS encoding beta-mannosidase — protein sequence MKRTILLTGDWNLKGEGERPEGSLTKINIKARVPGHVHQDLLEAECIRDPGYRKQADECSWVEHWHWTYSREFEIDRLDGRRAVLEFEGLDTFADVILNGTRVARTDNMFIHYRFDVSELLRTGTNELEVRFRTVAEGFANKPYIGRGAAFTSERLYVRRMQCTFGWDWVGRLVSYGIWRPVSLVFEDIGTIDDLYVHTKAIDGRGAAIGFALETSRQVEQPMRVEAAILDPSGRIVWQTSRKLLGNKLELTADLAEPELWWPAGYGGQPLYKAVAKLYGEAGIVDERMCSFGVRTVRIEQLQDRPGSDEARMTEKLRALDTEWDLNGDRPGSGFTLLVNGVPIYCKGANWVPSDPFPSRIPNSHYENLLCLARDAGMTMLRCWGGGIYEPEHFWESCDKLGIVVFQDFMMACGTYPEEDGEWASSLAVEAEGVIRLLRNRPSLIWWNGDNENGMFDDEENPDYPGRAIAERITGRLCAELDPSRPFLPTSPFGGNKNNSFTIGTAHYTGALLDMFEVFRDTDLRQYRSYFAGLLSRFCPEFPMFGTPEIHTLRRFMSEEDLNDPSFDMLEYHTKNHPGLVDFSLFGALRTLAVKLMPPAVSTVERIRRMSYVQHEITRLVVESYRRNRPYTSGILFWMFNDCWPASGWSLVDYFGYPKGGYYGFKKAARPVIASIERQETEGGYAFWVCNDKPEAIRGRGRLRALKLDGTADDASRWTREFGFEIEGGTSSVIATVHLEELDALMDDSRVLVMDIEGPFGEDRCVYFAGIPADMELEPSGVRMESRTEGAEGGRLTVAADRYAKAVLLHGEYVFSDNYFDLLPGERRTIDYRRLAAGTTADAIEEREIELFSWN from the coding sequence ATGAAACGAACGATCCTGTTGACGGGAGATTGGAATTTAAAAGGCGAAGGCGAACGACCCGAAGGCAGCCTGACGAAGATCAATATTAAAGCAAGAGTGCCTGGGCACGTGCATCAGGATTTGCTCGAGGCAGAATGTATCCGAGATCCGGGTTACCGCAAGCAAGCGGATGAATGCTCCTGGGTCGAGCATTGGCATTGGACTTATTCCCGCGAATTCGAGATCGATCGTTTGGACGGGAGGCGCGCGGTACTGGAATTCGAAGGGCTGGATACTTTCGCGGACGTCATCTTGAACGGGACGCGGGTCGCGCGAACGGATAATATGTTTATCCATTACCGCTTCGACGTTTCGGAACTTCTGCGAACGGGAACGAACGAGCTCGAGGTCAGATTCCGCACCGTCGCGGAGGGCTTCGCGAATAAGCCGTACATCGGCCGAGGCGCGGCGTTTACGAGCGAACGCCTCTACGTGCGCCGCATGCAGTGCACGTTCGGTTGGGACTGGGTAGGACGTTTAGTCAGCTACGGCATATGGCGACCGGTAAGTCTCGTCTTCGAGGACATCGGGACGATCGACGATCTCTATGTCCATACGAAGGCGATAGACGGACGGGGGGCGGCCATCGGCTTCGCGTTGGAGACGAGCCGGCAGGTCGAGCAACCGATGAGAGTAGAAGCCGCAATCCTCGATCCTTCCGGCCGCATCGTATGGCAAACCTCGCGGAAGTTGTTAGGGAATAAGCTGGAGCTGACGGCGGACCTGGCGGAGCCCGAGTTATGGTGGCCGGCGGGATACGGCGGTCAGCCCTTGTACAAAGCCGTTGCGAAGCTATACGGCGAGGCGGGGATTGTCGACGAGCGAATGTGCTCATTCGGCGTCCGCACCGTGCGAATCGAGCAGCTTCAGGATCGACCCGGGAGCGATGAAGCGCGGATGACCGAGAAATTACGCGCTCTGGATACGGAATGGGACCTCAACGGGGATAGGCCCGGAAGCGGGTTTACGCTGCTGGTGAACGGCGTACCGATCTATTGCAAGGGAGCCAATTGGGTGCCGAGCGATCCCTTTCCATCGCGCATCCCGAATTCGCATTACGAGAATCTGCTTTGTCTCGCCCGGGATGCAGGGATGACGATGCTCCGCTGCTGGGGAGGGGGAATCTACGAACCGGAGCATTTCTGGGAGTCGTGCGACAAGCTGGGGATCGTTGTTTTCCAGGATTTTATGATGGCGTGCGGCACGTATCCCGAGGAGGACGGGGAGTGGGCGTCTTCGTTAGCCGTCGAGGCGGAAGGAGTCATCCGTTTGCTTCGAAACCGACCCAGCCTGATCTGGTGGAACGGCGACAACGAGAACGGCATGTTCGACGACGAAGAGAATCCGGACTACCCCGGACGCGCGATCGCCGAACGGATTACGGGCAGGCTGTGCGCGGAGCTCGACCCGTCCCGCCCGTTCCTACCGACGAGCCCGTTCGGCGGCAACAAAAATAATTCGTTCACGATCGGCACCGCCCACTATACCGGAGCATTGCTGGATATGTTCGAGGTGTTCCGCGACACGGATCTGCGCCAGTACCGATCCTATTTTGCGGGATTGCTCAGCCGGTTCTGCCCGGAGTTTCCGATGTTCGGCACGCCCGAGATCCATACGCTGCGGAGGTTCATGAGCGAGGAGGATCTGAACGATCCTTCGTTCGACATGCTGGAGTATCACACCAAGAACCATCCCGGGCTGGTCGACTTTTCGCTCTTCGGAGCGCTTAGAACGCTTGCCGTCAAGCTGATGCCTCCCGCCGTCTCGACGGTCGAACGGATTCGTCGGATGTCCTACGTTCAGCACGAGATCACCCGGCTCGTCGTCGAGTCTTACAGGCGCAATCGACCTTATACGAGCGGCATCCTGTTCTGGATGTTCAACGATTGTTGGCCGGCGAGCGGATGGAGCCTCGTCGATTATTTCGGGTATCCGAAGGGCGGCTATTACGGGTTCAAGAAGGCCGCCCGTCCGGTTATCGCTTCGATCGAACGGCAGGAAACGGAAGGCGGGTATGCCTTCTGGGTGTGCAACGACAAACCCGAAGCCATCCGGGGCAGGGGAAGACTGCGAGCGTTGAAGCTGGACGGCACGGCCGACGATGCGTCTCGGTGGACTCGGGAGTTCGGCTTCGAGATAGAGGGAGGAACATCTTCGGTCATCGCGACGGTGCACTTGGAGGAGTTGGACGCGCTAATGGACGATTCCCGCGTGCTGGTCATGGATATCGAGGGCCCGTTCGGCGAGGATCGATGCGTTTATTTTGCGGGGATTCCGGCGGACATGGAGCTTGAACCTTCCGGCGTGCGCATGGAGTCCCGGACGGAAGGAGCGGAAGGAGGCCGCCTAACCGTTGCCGCGGACCGATATGCAAAGGCCGTCCTGCTCCACGGCGAATACGTTTTTTCGGACAATTACTTCGATCTGTTGCCCGGCGAGCGCAGAACGATCGATTATCGAAGATTGGCTGCGGGGACTACCGCCGATGCAATCGAAGAGAGAGAAATAGAGCTGTTTAGCTGGAACTAG
- a CDS encoding ABC transporter substrate-binding protein produces MIRAKTKESKKWLLSGTAAMLAAMFIVSGCNSKENAASSPSGSPEPSQPASQASQTASPESETKDFVKLSWYMPKPIDNMKDQDAVEAEANKIIKEKLNAELHLNLIDNAGWEDKMKLISAAGEPYDLVFTTFASNRISDNVQKGALLPLDDLLQKYGQNILAKVDPRAWKAVTYNGKIMAIPAQTPYSPAGAHVFKKDLVEKYQFDYKNVKSIQDLEPFLAEIKKNEPDMIPLLATANGTASGITLYDYTTISPGISYSEQDGKIVKILDVAQNKANYQTINDFYKKGYIAKDAAIKTDYLAEAKSGKYAVMRDSGGYTEDGSKSTATYGFPTVETLSGYPTISTNSMTSAASAISATSKNPERAMMLLNLIWGDKYLLNTLAYGVEGKNYTVKSGTAQDANPTIEATSGSEQTWAIWHNWLGPLWDQWDSNWNSTAALEAMKKNNDNGKASGILGFIFNPEPVKNEIAQVSAVQKEANPILTTGSMPDFEKYYTDLQKRLDDAGMDKILAEAQKQFDAWKAGNS; encoded by the coding sequence GTGATTCGTGCAAAAACGAAAGAATCGAAGAAGTGGCTCTTATCGGGAACGGCCGCAATGTTAGCAGCAATGTTCATCGTAAGCGGTTGTAATTCGAAGGAGAACGCGGCATCCAGTCCGAGCGGCAGCCCCGAGCCGTCGCAACCCGCATCTCAAGCTTCGCAGACGGCATCTCCGGAGAGCGAAACGAAGGATTTCGTCAAGCTCAGCTGGTACATGCCGAAGCCGATCGACAACATGAAGGATCAGGATGCGGTCGAAGCGGAAGCGAACAAGATTATCAAAGAGAAATTGAATGCGGAGTTGCACCTCAATCTGATTGACAACGCCGGCTGGGAAGACAAAATGAAGCTGATCTCGGCCGCGGGCGAGCCGTATGATCTCGTCTTCACGACCTTCGCTTCCAATCGGATCAGCGATAACGTGCAGAAGGGGGCTTTGTTGCCGCTGGACGATCTGCTTCAGAAGTACGGTCAGAACATTCTGGCCAAGGTAGATCCCCGCGCTTGGAAAGCGGTGACCTACAACGGGAAAATTATGGCGATACCGGCGCAGACTCCGTACTCTCCGGCGGGCGCCCATGTGTTCAAGAAAGATTTGGTCGAGAAATATCAGTTCGATTATAAGAACGTTAAGAGCATTCAAGACCTGGAACCCTTCCTGGCCGAGATCAAGAAGAACGAGCCCGATATGATTCCCCTGCTGGCGACGGCCAACGGGACGGCTTCCGGGATTACCCTGTACGACTACACGACGATTTCCCCGGGTATCTCTTATAGCGAACAGGACGGCAAGATCGTCAAGATTCTGGACGTTGCCCAGAACAAGGCCAACTACCAAACGATTAATGATTTCTATAAGAAGGGTTACATCGCGAAGGACGCAGCGATCAAGACGGACTACCTGGCGGAAGCCAAGTCGGGCAAATACGCCGTCATGCGCGATTCCGGCGGTTATACGGAGGACGGTTCGAAGTCGACCGCTACTTACGGGTTCCCGACCGTGGAGACGCTGTCCGGCTATCCGACCATCTCGACGAATTCGATGACGTCGGCCGCTTCGGCCATCAGTGCCACGTCCAAAAATCCGGAAAGAGCGATGATGCTGCTCAACCTGATCTGGGGCGACAAGTACTTGCTGAACACGCTGGCCTATGGGGTCGAAGGCAAGAACTACACGGTAAAATCCGGTACGGCTCAAGACGCTAATCCGACGATCGAAGCCACGAGCGGTTCTGAACAAACGTGGGCGATCTGGCATAACTGGCTCGGACCTCTATGGGATCAATGGGATTCGAACTGGAACTCCACGGCTGCGCTGGAAGCGATGAAGAAGAACAACGATAACGGCAAGGCTTCGGGTATTCTCGGCTTTATCTTTAATCCCGAACCCGTGAAGAACGAGATCGCGCAAGTGAGCGCCGTCCAGAAGGAAGCGAATCCGATCCTGACGACGGGTTCCATGCCGGACTTCGAGAAGTATTACACGGACCTGCAGAAACGGTTGGACGATGCCGGCATGGACAAAATTTTGGCGGAAGCCCAGAAACAGTTCGATGCTTGGAAAGCGGGCAATAGCTAA
- a CDS encoding carbohydrate ABC transporter permease encodes MKDYATTLARKPLPVGKLIIHLIFIALCAACVFPFLVIIGTSFQSENDIVRFGYSILPKNFTWDAYRVILHAPKTLLQSYFVTIATTVVGSIVGMWVTTTYAYAISRKDYRFRSFLAFFIFFTMLFHGGMVPSYILMVKWLGLKNTALALILPYLISGWFVMLMKGFLQTIPEAVIESAKIDGAGELRIFAQIVLPISKPALATLGLFFALQYWNDWWLTLLYVENDNLMKLQYLLIRVLKNMEYLNSAEAIEYGLVKPGMLVPSLSARMAMCILAAGPMLLVFPLFQKYFVQGLTVGSVKG; translated from the coding sequence ATGAAAGATTACGCGACGACGCTCGCAAGAAAACCGTTGCCCGTCGGGAAGCTGATCATCCACCTTATCTTCATCGCTCTTTGCGCGGCCTGCGTATTTCCGTTCCTGGTCATTATCGGAACTTCCTTTCAGAGCGAGAACGATATCGTGAGATTCGGATATTCCATTCTTCCAAAGAATTTCACCTGGGATGCCTACCGGGTTATCCTGCACGCTCCGAAGACGCTGCTTCAATCCTATTTCGTGACGATAGCGACGACGGTCGTCGGATCGATCGTCGGAATGTGGGTGACGACCACCTATGCGTATGCGATCTCACGCAAGGATTACCGCTTTCGGTCCTTTCTAGCCTTCTTCATTTTCTTCACGATGCTTTTCCACGGCGGGATGGTTCCCTCCTACATTCTGATGGTGAAGTGGCTAGGACTGAAGAACACTGCGTTAGCGCTTATCTTGCCGTATCTGATCAGCGGATGGTTCGTCATGCTGATGAAGGGGTTCCTGCAGACGATCCCGGAGGCGGTCATCGAGTCCGCCAAGATCGACGGAGCGGGCGAACTGAGGATTTTCGCGCAGATCGTCCTTCCGATTTCCAAACCGGCGCTTGCGACTTTGGGTTTGTTCTTCGCCCTTCAATACTGGAACGACTGGTGGTTGACCCTGCTCTACGTCGAGAACGACAACCTGATGAAGCTGCAGTACTTGCTTATCCGCGTCTTGAAGAACATGGAGTATTTGAATTCGGCGGAGGCTATTGAATACGGGCTGGTCAAGCCGGGAATGCTCGTACCTTCCCTAAGCGCGCGAATGGCGATGTGCATTCTGGCGGCGGGCCCCATGCTCCTCGTATTCCCGCTGTTCCAGAAATATTTCGTACAAGGCTTGACGGTCGGCTCTGTCAAAGGATGA
- a CDS encoding ABC transporter permease: MIRVIKKNAGLSMLALPGFLLIIVFNYVPLYGLLLPFKSYRYNLGIWNSPWVGFDNFGFLFNGDALYRVLRNTILYNMTFIVLGTTLSVIIALLLYELSRRFVRAYQTILFIPYFISWVVAGFAFRSLFDMEYGVINRFLVSLGEEPIMWYSDPKYWPYIIVIAAVWKGLGYSSVIYYAALMGIDSEYYDAAKIDGASKIRQAFSISVPMIKPIIIMLVILQIGSICYSDFGLFYNVTLNSSLLYSTTDVIDTFVYRSLIDLGDIGMASAAGFFQSIVGFCLVLVTNTVVKKINPENSLF; encoded by the coding sequence ATGATCAGGGTTATCAAAAAGAACGCGGGGCTGTCGATGCTGGCGCTGCCGGGATTTCTGCTCATCATTGTTTTCAATTACGTGCCGCTTTACGGGTTGCTCTTGCCCTTCAAGTCCTACCGTTACAACTTGGGGATATGGAACAGTCCGTGGGTCGGGTTCGACAACTTCGGTTTCCTCTTTAACGGAGACGCGCTGTACCGGGTGTTGCGGAATACGATTCTCTACAACATGACCTTCATCGTGCTCGGAACGACACTCTCGGTAATCATCGCATTGCTTCTATACGAGTTGAGCCGCCGATTCGTGAGGGCGTATCAAACGATTCTGTTCATTCCTTATTTCATATCGTGGGTCGTGGCCGGATTCGCCTTCCGCTCGCTGTTCGATATGGAATACGGCGTTATCAATCGCTTCCTGGTTTCCCTAGGCGAAGAGCCGATCATGTGGTACAGCGATCCGAAATACTGGCCTTACATTATCGTGATCGCGGCGGTATGGAAAGGTCTCGGTTACAGCTCCGTGATCTACTACGCGGCGCTGATGGGCATCGATTCGGAATACTACGATGCAGCCAAGATCGACGGGGCGAGCAAAATCAGGCAGGCGTTCTCGATCTCGGTGCCGATGATCAAGCCGATCATTATCATGCTGGTCATTCTGCAGATCGGCAGCATCTGCTACAGCGACTTCGGACTGTTCTACAACGTTACGTTGAACTCTTCGTTGTTGTATAGCACCACGGATGTTATCGATACGTTCGTCTACCGTTCGCTGATCGATTTGGGCGATATCGGGATGGCATCGGCGGCCGGTTTCTTCCAATCGATCGTCGGCTTCTGTCTGGTTCTCGTCACGAACACCGTGGTCAAAAAAATAAATCCGGAAAACTCTCTCTTCTAA
- a CDS encoding AraC family transcriptional regulator produces the protein MKRFGIKAYYAKMVLWISIAILLIILALSGVVYINTQKLLLKNEYASNQKILYQVKYNMAFMDDTISSLCKSLYLNSDVGAVMYAKEENMVDVANRLNKVTSSITSTNPYIHSITIYNRNLDQTYNAGSPLFFEDQLLDALYHSEQLPSKMKPIFRDIRKLVNGQSKPEHVFSYMMYETSADDLKPDGVIIINVRSEWLLDNIRQINMIDKRKGDSIFLLDQSGEYLADGTSESEIMRLLKSDLEDYKIAHQEAGPDGFFEAKHGGTPYLVTYSRVESAGMTLIKTQPILEVYRSIASLRNSLIIITLIALFLALFISILITSRIYRPFGNLVNAIRRDRIRGEGEDEATDEISYLNAVYRQSMEELELFYKEKHDNKDRMRHYWLSRLLDERFAISRNELEALFKEMRISLPPDGSYAVALLKIDNYKEFQQAFSAKDKEMFRFALLNIASEIVARTYPNEGIDMKEDHVLLIVSVPEQDDSYASELEALVTEAQINFSRFFKVTFTASISDRTDTLSGLHSLYNQTQDQAMYRLQLGHGSVITHARIRKNAENKKSGYSKELEEWLVETIKSGNVAAMKEVLANLFGEMETLNYHNALVSIIRLVDTAIEALEEAKIPAAPSLQIASIGRHILEKETMADIHRIIRSGLQDSMNKETAENTDTLNSFVVDAVTEYIHKNYQDLSLSMPSIASMMKISSRNLSKIYKEATNLSIQDMINGVRLSKAAELLVQEDLSVYEVVQRVGFTNETYFFSLFKKKYKVTPKEYALQRNVNRIN, from the coding sequence ATGAAGCGATTCGGGATCAAAGCTTACTATGCCAAGATGGTTCTCTGGATCAGCATCGCGATCCTGCTCATTATCCTCGCGTTGTCGGGGGTCGTCTACATCAACACCCAGAAATTGCTGTTGAAGAACGAGTATGCCTCCAACCAGAAAATCCTTTACCAAGTGAAATATAATATGGCGTTCATGGACGATACGATCAGCAGCTTGTGCAAATCTCTCTATCTGAACAGCGACGTAGGCGCGGTGATGTATGCGAAAGAGGAGAATATGGTCGATGTGGCCAATCGCTTGAATAAAGTTACCAGTTCCATCACTTCGACCAATCCGTACATTCATTCCATAACGATATACAACCGGAACTTGGACCAGACTTACAATGCGGGAAGTCCCTTGTTCTTCGAAGATCAATTGCTGGATGCCTTATACCATTCGGAGCAGTTGCCGTCGAAAATGAAGCCGATCTTCCGCGACATCAGGAAGTTGGTGAACGGACAATCCAAGCCCGAGCATGTCTTTTCTTATATGATGTATGAAACTTCGGCGGACGATCTGAAGCCGGACGGCGTTATCATCATCAACGTCAGGTCCGAATGGTTGCTCGACAACATTAGGCAGATCAATATGATCGACAAACGCAAGGGCGACAGTATCTTCCTCTTGGACCAGTCAGGCGAGTATTTGGCCGACGGTACGAGCGAGAGCGAGATTATGCGGTTGCTGAAGTCCGATCTGGAGGACTATAAGATTGCCCATCAGGAAGCGGGCCCTGACGGATTTTTCGAGGCCAAACACGGCGGAACTCCTTATTTGGTCACGTATTCGCGCGTCGAGAGCGCCGGCATGACGTTGATCAAGACGCAGCCGATCCTCGAAGTCTACCGGTCCATCGCGAGTTTGCGTAATAGCCTTATTATCATCACGCTCATTGCCCTGTTTCTGGCGCTCTTCATCTCGATTCTGATCACCAGCAGGATTTATCGGCCGTTCGGCAACCTCGTGAACGCGATCAGGCGAGATCGAATCCGTGGAGAGGGGGAGGACGAAGCCACGGACGAGATCTCGTATTTGAATGCCGTCTACCGGCAATCGATGGAAGAGCTTGAACTGTTCTATAAGGAGAAGCACGACAACAAGGATAGAATGAGGCATTATTGGCTCAGCCGGTTGCTCGACGAACGCTTTGCGATTTCTCGGAACGAACTTGAGGCGTTGTTCAAGGAAATGAGAATTTCTCTGCCCCCGGATGGCTCTTATGCGGTAGCTTTGCTGAAAATCGATAATTACAAGGAGTTCCAGCAAGCTTTCAGCGCCAAGGATAAGGAAATGTTCCGGTTCGCGCTGCTCAACATCGCCTCCGAGATCGTAGCCCGAACGTATCCGAACGAAGGAATCGATATGAAGGAGGATCATGTGCTGCTGATCGTGAGCGTTCCGGAGCAAGACGACTCTTACGCTTCGGAGCTTGAAGCTCTGGTGACCGAGGCGCAGATCAACTTCTCCAGATTTTTCAAAGTCACATTCACGGCTTCGATCAGCGACAGGACCGATACGCTTAGCGGATTGCATTCCCTATACAACCAGACTCAGGATCAAGCCATGTACCGGCTGCAACTCGGGCACGGCTCCGTCATCACGCACGCGCGCATTCGCAAAAACGCCGAAAACAAAAAATCCGGCTATTCGAAGGAACTGGAAGAATGGCTCGTGGAGACGATCAAGTCGGGCAATGTCGCCGCTATGAAGGAAGTGCTGGCGAATCTATTCGGCGAAATGGAGACGCTGAATTACCATAATGCCTTGGTTTCCATCATCAGACTGGTCGACACGGCGATCGAAGCGTTGGAAGAAGCGAAGATCCCTGCCGCGCCTTCGCTTCAGATCGCCTCGATCGGCCGCCACATTCTGGAGAAGGAGACGATGGCCGATATCCATCGGATCATAAGGAGCGGACTTCAGGATTCTATGAATAAGGAAACGGCCGAGAATACGGATACGCTGAATTCTTTCGTCGTGGACGCGGTTACGGAATATATTCATAAAAATTATCAGGACTTGTCCTTGAGCATGCCCTCGATCGCATCCATGATGAAGATCTCCTCCCGGAACTTGAGCAAGATTTACAAGGAGGCGACGAATCTGTCGATCCAGGATATGATCAACGGCGTGAGGCTGTCCAAAGCAGCGGAGCTTCTCGTTCAAGAGGATCTAAGCGTCTACGAAGTCGTTCAGAGAGTTGGCTTTACGAACGAAACCTACTTCTTCAGCCTGTTCAAGAAGAAGTACAAGGTTACGCCGAAGGAATATGCCCTGCAAAGGAACGTTAACAGGATTAATTAA